Proteins encoded within one genomic window of Salmo trutta chromosome 11, fSalTru1.1, whole genome shotgun sequence:
- the LOC115202330 gene encoding C-type lectin domain family 4 member E-like, which translates to MLFLQWWKRPSGVAAVCLGLLCVLLLAGIIGLSVYCWQKFESSWYFLSTETKTWKESREDCLERGADLVIINSDKEQEFIFNLNKGGWIGLTDSVTEGTWRWVDCTPLTNPRHWSPNQPDTGGGLAIYGEEDCVHIQQHQSPLEAWNDLSCDSKLKWICEKVL; encoded by the exons ATGTTGTTTCTTCAG TGGTGGAAGAGACCCTCTGGAGTtgctgcagtgtgtctggggctgctgtgtgttctcctactggctgggatcataggcctgtctgtctact GCTGGCAGAAGTTTGAATCCAGTTGGTACTTCCTGTCTACTGAGACTAAAACCTggaaggagagcagagaggactgtctggagagaggagcagacctggTGATCATAAACAGTGATAAggaacag GAGTTTATCTTCAACCTCAACAAGGGAGGctggattggtctgactgactctgttaccgAGGGGACCTGGAGATGGGTGGACTGCACCCCACTGACCAACCCAAG gcaCTGGTCTCCAAATCAGCCTGATACTGGTGGTGGCCTAGCCATATATGGTGAGGAAGACTGTGTTCACATACAACAACATCAGAGTCCTCTTGAGGCATGGAATGACTTGTCATGTGACAGCAAACTCAAATGGATTTGTGAGAAAGTGCTTTAG